The following are from one region of the Sorghum bicolor cultivar BTx623 chromosome 2, Sorghum_bicolor_NCBIv3, whole genome shotgun sequence genome:
- the LOC8071906 gene encoding uncharacterized protein LOC8071906, with the protein MAQTFQQAPPTHEELLPLVCEAREKIPIMIRSTGSKSFVDMNVLGMYKWYAHDQFKPKNQGPNKFAYRMPTDTSDYTTITKYPDVETIKWSKDCPKEYVKGKRFLPNRVLCKMPYGMRRFHDWYYLHVSRTELNVLEAVIPARTFGGPASGIAFDFSDIQSCFHLSSMSMNLIRTWCLMQANFMKSTRSTKAGYVDPMPVAQINFNYPSRWELDAPQLAAGGTLAEKEKIRAAKIREESLKVAAWIAVCLKNLQHFETIWIPYHFNNHWIVIGVDVGMNMAWICDSADFDPHTYKDFMSILITAFRAYVKNHKGRHDPGLGSHLRFKSLCSFPKQRPGSLHCGYYVCAFISNTKGYRRHPELWKEEKGLKRDVYRDDDLLEIVGDLCNFIMDHVVYYKGDYHNPQSDLGSNPLYQHLRQWDRLCLGR; encoded by the exons ATGGCACAGACTTTTCAACAAGCACCGCCGACACATGAAGAACTACTCCCTCTAGTATGTGAAGCTCGTGAAAAGATCCCCATCATGATAAGGTCGACAGGGTCAAAATCTTTTGTGGATATGAACGTCTTGGGTATGtacaagtggtatgctcatgacCAGTTCAAGCCTAAGAACCAAGGCCCGAACAAATTTGCCTACAGGATGCCCACTGACACCTCAGACTACACAACGATAACAAAGTATCCAGATGTTGAAACCATCAAGTGGTCAAAGGATTGCCCGAAAGAATATGTAAAAGGCAAACGTTTCCTACCAAACCGGGTCTTGTGTAAGATGCCATATGGAATGAGAAGGTTCCATGATTGGTACTACTTGCATGTTTCACGTACAGAACTGAATGTGTTGGAAGCAGTAATACCTGCTCGCACATTTGGAGGCCCTGCTTCGGGTATTGCCTTTGACTTCAGCGACATCCAATCATGCTTTCACCTTAGTTCAATGTCGATGAATCTGATTCGCACTTGGTGCCT AATGCAAGCAAACTTTATGAAATCTACACGCTCAACGAAAGCCGGGTATGTAGACCCTATGCCTGTAGcacaaataaattttaattacccATCGAGATGGGAATTGGATGCGCCACAGCTAGCTGCTGGAGGGACGTTGGCGGAGAAAGAAAAGATCCGTGCGGCCAAAATAAGAGAAGAGTCTCTTAAGGTTGCGGCGTGGATTGCCGTATGTTTAAAGAATCTCCAACACTTCGAAACAATATGgattccataccacttcaa CAATCACTGGATAGTCATAGGTGTCGATGTCGGGATGAACATGGCATGGATTTGTGATTCTGCAGATTTTGACCCTCACACATATAAAGACTTCATGTCAATTCTCATTAC GGCATTCAGGGCCTatgtcaagaatcacaaaggaaGGCATGATCCAGGTCTGGGGAGCCACTTGCGTTTCAAATCTCTATGTTCG TTTCCCAAGCAAAGGCCAGGGAGTCTGCATTGTGGATACTATGTATGTGCTTTCATCAGTAACACAAAAGGCTACAGGAGACACCCTGAATTG tggaaagaagaaaaaggactAAAAAGGGATGTCTACAGAGATGATGACCTCTTAGAGATTGTCGGTGACCTTTGCAACTTTATAATGGACCATGTTGTTTATTACAAAGGTGATTACCATAACCCACAGTCCGACTTAGGTAGCAATCCTCTTTACCAGCACCTCCGTCAGTGGGATAGGCTATGTCTAGGTCGTTGA